From Paenibacillus physcomitrellae, the proteins below share one genomic window:
- a CDS encoding DeoR/GlpR family DNA-binding transcription regulator, translating to MLTEERYNLILQRLHEQGIVKLQELVDLIGASESTIRRDLVDLESRRLLKRVHGGASLPGEKGKEPGIEEKTFKNVQEKASIARMAAKLLQDGECIYLDAGTTTLAMIPFIEAQDITVVTNGLSHVEALVSKQIRSYLLGGMMKTHTKAVIGSIALQNIENFRFDKCFLGTNGVDPALGYTTPDPEEALIKRRAHELSGQTYVLADASKFGEITFAKLFDLEEAELITDRVPERWRTSIAQKTNIIEG from the coding sequence ATGCTGACAGAAGAACGTTATAACTTAATTCTACAACGCTTACATGAGCAGGGGATCGTAAAGCTGCAGGAGCTGGTAGATTTGATAGGTGCTTCGGAATCCACTATCCGCCGGGATTTAGTCGATTTGGAAAGCAGGCGGCTGCTCAAGCGGGTTCATGGGGGAGCCAGCTTGCCTGGAGAGAAAGGGAAAGAACCGGGCATTGAAGAGAAAACGTTCAAAAACGTTCAAGAAAAGGCCTCCATCGCCCGAATGGCAGCCAAGCTGCTGCAGGACGGGGAATGTATCTATCTGGATGCGGGAACGACAACTCTGGCGATGATTCCTTTCATTGAAGCCCAAGACATCACGGTTGTGACGAACGGCTTGTCCCATGTGGAAGCCTTGGTGAGCAAACAGATTCGCAGCTATTTGTTAGGCGGAATGATGAAAACGCATACGAAAGCGGTAATAGGCAGCATTGCGCTCCAGAATATCGAAAATTTCCGGTTTGATAAATGTTTTCTCGGCACAAACGGGGTGGATCCCGCATTGGGATATACGACTCCAGATCCTGAAGAAGCATTGATCAAACGCAGGGCCCATGAATTGTCCGGCCAAACTTATGTGCTGGCGGATGCCAGCAAATTTGGCGAAATCACTTTCGCCAAGCTGTTTGACCTGGAGGAAGCGGAGCTGATTACCGATAGGGTGCCGGAACGCTGGAGAACCTCCATCGCACAGAAAACCAACATAATTGAGGGATAA
- the pfkB gene encoding 1-phosphofructokinase, which produces MIYTVTLNPSIDFIVEVEDFKLSGLNRMTRDLKLPGGKGINVSRVLNRLGTENTAVGFIGGFTGRYVEDCLKAESIRTGFVQVQEDTRINIKLKHGEETEINGLGPAIREEEALQLLRQLDALNEGDVLVLSGSVPPSLGEDFYDRLIGACQRKGAEFVIDTTGEALRNALKHKPLLIKPNHHELAELFGVTLEDKSEVAAYGRKLLELGARHVLVSMAGDGALLLTDTETYEANVPAGRVRNSVGAGDSMIAGFISAWTEGKGLLEAFRTGVAAGSATAFSDDLATGDYIRELRSQVKITKWN; this is translated from the coding sequence ATGATATATACGGTAACGCTGAATCCTTCCATCGATTTTATCGTGGAAGTGGAAGACTTCAAGCTGAGTGGCTTGAACAGGATGACAAGGGATTTGAAGCTGCCTGGAGGCAAAGGCATCAATGTCTCGCGGGTGCTGAACCGGCTCGGTACGGAGAATACCGCGGTTGGTTTTATCGGCGGTTTTACAGGCCGTTACGTAGAAGATTGCCTGAAAGCCGAATCTATACGGACCGGTTTTGTCCAGGTCCAGGAGGATACCCGGATCAACATCAAGCTGAAGCATGGGGAAGAGACGGAGATCAACGGGCTCGGACCCGCCATCCGTGAAGAGGAGGCCTTGCAGCTGCTGCGGCAGCTGGATGCTCTGAACGAAGGCGACGTATTGGTGCTTTCGGGGAGTGTACCTCCCTCACTGGGAGAAGATTTTTACGACCGATTGATCGGGGCATGCCAGCGGAAGGGCGCGGAATTCGTTATTGATACCACGGGCGAAGCATTAAGGAACGCCTTGAAGCACAAGCCGCTTCTGATCAAACCCAATCACCACGAATTGGCTGAGCTGTTTGGCGTCACGCTGGAGGACAAATCCGAAGTTGCCGCTTACGGCCGCAAGCTGCTTGAGCTGGGAGCGCGGCACGTTCTCGTTTCCATGGCAGGAGACGGCGCTTTGCTGCTTACAGACACAGAGACTTACGAAGCCAATGTGCCGGCCGGCCGGGTACGAAATTCCGTTGGTGCAGGGGATTCCATGATCGCCGGGTTTATAAGTGCATGGACCGAAGGCAAAGGTTTGCTGGAAGCTTTCCGGACAGGGGTGGCTGCCGGCAGCGCAACCGCCTTTTCCGATGATCTGGCTACCGGGGATTATATCCGCGAATTACGTTCGCAGGTCAAAATTACGAAGTGGAATTAA
- a CDS encoding PTS fructose transporter subunit IIABC, with protein sequence MKITDLMIKETMIMNLKAVTKEAAIDELISSLAAHGRINDPVLFKEMILKREAEASTGIGGGIAMPHAKTKAVNEATVVFAKSENGVDYDTLDGEPATLFFMIAVPEGAGNVHLQTLASLSKLLIDSGFIEQLQAASTPDEVAALFNGKQQEEAESQNNAQNDAPKSGQSGANAGGVSSKAKTGQSAALSDESDDFVVAVTACPTGIAHTYMAEDALKKKAAELGVQIRVETNGSEGAKNVLTAEEIRRAKGVIIAADKQVEMSRFDGKPLLQRPVSDGIRKPQELIERAVRGDAPVYRSTGAKAGQDTNSGQGKTSVGSKIYKDLMNGISHMLPFVVGGGILIAISFLFEQVGGADNPIYKLLMTIGGDGAFHFLIPILAGFIAMSIGDRPALMPGMVGGLMAVNSNSGFLGGLAAGFLAGYIVIGLRKVFAGLPKTLDGLKPILLYPVVGLLITGVIMYYIFDPVFSTINDWVVSGLNNLGTGNAVLLGLVLGGMMSIDMGGPFNKAAYTFAIGVFTSSGNTNGTMMAAVMAGGMVPPLAIALATTLFKRKFTEDERKSGITNYVLGLSFITEGAIPFAAADPLRVLTSCILGSAVAGGLTQLWHINIPAPHGGIFVAALANHALLFLLAVAIGAVISGLILGIWKKALGPGQQQALRK encoded by the coding sequence ATGAAAATCACGGACCTGATGATTAAAGAAACGATGATTATGAATCTGAAGGCAGTTACGAAAGAAGCGGCCATCGACGAGCTGATCAGCAGTCTGGCCGCGCACGGACGGATCAACGATCCGGTTTTGTTCAAGGAAATGATTTTGAAACGGGAAGCGGAGGCCAGCACCGGTATTGGCGGAGGCATTGCAATGCCTCATGCCAAAACGAAGGCGGTTAACGAAGCGACGGTTGTTTTTGCCAAAAGCGAAAATGGAGTTGATTACGATACGCTGGACGGAGAGCCTGCAACGCTCTTCTTTATGATTGCCGTGCCGGAAGGCGCAGGAAACGTACATTTGCAGACGTTGGCTTCGCTTTCCAAGCTGCTGATTGACAGCGGTTTCATTGAACAGCTGCAGGCCGCTTCCACACCGGACGAAGTAGCGGCTTTGTTTAACGGGAAACAGCAGGAAGAAGCCGAATCTCAAAACAATGCTCAAAACGATGCTCCAAAATCCGGGCAGTCTGGAGCGAATGCCGGCGGCGTGTCATCCAAAGCCAAAACCGGGCAAAGCGCTGCCCTGTCTGACGAATCCGATGATTTTGTGGTTGCCGTGACGGCTTGTCCAACGGGCATTGCCCATACCTACATGGCTGAAGATGCTTTGAAGAAAAAAGCGGCCGAGCTCGGCGTTCAGATCCGCGTGGAAACCAACGGCTCGGAAGGCGCCAAAAACGTGCTGACCGCCGAGGAAATCCGCAGGGCTAAAGGCGTTATTATCGCCGCTGATAAACAGGTCGAAATGAGCCGCTTTGACGGCAAGCCGCTGCTGCAGAGACCGGTAAGCGATGGAATCCGCAAACCGCAGGAGCTCATTGAACGAGCGGTGCGGGGGGATGCGCCGGTTTATCGCAGCACCGGAGCCAAAGCCGGGCAAGACACTAATTCCGGCCAAGGCAAAACGAGTGTCGGCAGCAAAATTTACAAGGATTTGATGAACGGGATTTCCCACATGCTGCCGTTTGTAGTCGGAGGCGGTATTCTGATCGCGATTTCCTTCCTGTTTGAACAGGTAGGAGGGGCGGACAATCCGATTTACAAACTGCTGATGACGATCGGTGGAGACGGGGCGTTCCACTTCCTGATTCCGATCCTGGCCGGCTTTATCGCGATGAGCATCGGCGACCGTCCGGCTCTGATGCCCGGCATGGTCGGCGGCCTGATGGCGGTCAACTCGAATTCCGGTTTCCTTGGCGGCCTGGCGGCAGGTTTCCTCGCCGGTTACATCGTCATCGGACTACGCAAAGTATTTGCCGGATTGCCGAAAACGCTGGACGGCCTGAAACCGATCCTCCTGTATCCGGTCGTTGGTCTGCTGATTACCGGCGTAATCATGTATTACATCTTTGACCCTGTCTTCAGCACCATCAACGATTGGGTGGTATCCGGTCTGAATAACCTGGGCACCGGCAATGCCGTCTTGCTTGGCCTCGTTCTGGGCGGCATGATGTCCATCGATATGGGCGGTCCTTTCAATAAAGCTGCTTATACGTTTGCCATCGGCGTGTTTACTTCAAGCGGCAATACCAACGGTACGATGATGGCAGCCGTTATGGCAGGCGGCATGGTTCCTCCTCTCGCCATTGCGCTTGCAACGACATTGTTCAAACGCAAATTTACGGAAGACGAGCGAAAATCCGGCATTACCAACTACGTGCTCGGCTTGTCCTTCATTACGGAAGGCGCTATCCCGTTTGCGGCGGCCGATCCGCTGCGTGTGCTTACTTCCTGCATTCTGGGTTCTGCGGTAGCCGGTGGCCTGACTCAGCTTTGGCACATCAACATCCCGGCTCCGCACGGCGGCATTTTTGTAGCAGCTTTGGCTAACCATGCCTTGTTGTTCCTGTTGGCGGTTGCCATTGGTGCGGTAATCTCCGGCCTGATCCTGGGCATTTGGAAGAAAGCATTGGGGCCCGGACAACAGCAGGCCTTACGGAAATAA
- the tnpA gene encoding IS200/IS605 family transposase: protein MANKNFSLAHTKWMCKYHIVFTPKYRRKEIYNQVRRDLIEIMKRLCKYKGVEILEGHMMPDHVHMLVAIPPKISVSSFMGYLKGKSALMIFEKHANLKYKYGNRKFWAEGYYVSTVGLNEATVAKYIREQEAHDQAVDKLSVKEYEDPFSSNKSKKK, encoded by the coding sequence ATGGCAAATAAAAATTTTAGTTTAGCGCACACAAAGTGGATGTGTAAGTATCACATTGTGTTCACCCCGAAGTATAGACGTAAAGAGATCTACAATCAAGTGAGACGAGATCTAATTGAAATTATGAAGCGTCTATGTAAATACAAAGGAGTCGAGATCTTAGAAGGCCATATGATGCCGGATCATGTCCACATGCTGGTAGCGATCCCACCGAAAATATCTGTATCTTCCTTTATGGGCTATCTAAAAGGGAAAAGCGCACTCATGATCTTCGAAAAGCATGCCAATTTGAAGTATAAGTATGGGAATCGGAAATTCTGGGCGGAAGGCTACTACGTAAGTACAGTAGGGTTAAATGAAGCCACCGTCGCCAAATACATTCGAGAGCAAGAGGCACATGACCAGGCAGTAGATAAGCTGAGTGTAAAAGAGTATGAAGATCCATTCAGCAGCAACAAGAGCAAGAAAAAGTGA
- a CDS encoding zinc dependent phospholipase C family protein — MPTIWMHIEYGRRLAEEFRGQLSFLHGLEENRVLYQLGCQGPDFLLYHRFLPWYRKSSAARLGDLIHRQSCGPVLIEFWQRTRSLPVYLRGSAQIYFLGFLTHHLLDRNMHPYINWRAGYKQRHHQRFEVALDTVFMKEFKGINTWQTDTSKEIDVGPRLPAHIHDILHQTAMSWFPEMSIDAENWQGAYKDMLLAHKCLYDPAGWKKAIIRGPIHKLFYQPLSAEEEEHDYLNLKHTSWHHSALYSEVRSDSVWDLWDQALEEGRLVFHTLADFISAPTASEASRHLGNLSLVLGNRSYDTGKNCGSNLVNLYAEPIW; from the coding sequence ATGCCGACAATTTGGATGCACATTGAATATGGAAGAAGGCTTGCAGAGGAATTCCGGGGTCAGCTTTCCTTTCTCCACGGGCTGGAAGAGAACAGAGTTTTATACCAGCTAGGCTGCCAGGGCCCCGACTTCCTGCTGTATCACCGATTTCTCCCTTGGTATAGAAAAAGCAGCGCAGCCCGGCTTGGCGATCTCATTCACCGTCAGAGCTGCGGCCCAGTTCTGATCGAATTCTGGCAGCGTACGCGTTCTCTTCCGGTTTACTTAAGAGGATCGGCGCAAATTTATTTTCTCGGATTCCTGACCCATCATCTTCTGGATCGGAATATGCATCCTTATATCAACTGGAGAGCCGGCTACAAGCAGCGGCATCATCAACGATTCGAAGTGGCTTTGGACACGGTGTTTATGAAAGAATTCAAAGGCATCAACACCTGGCAGACGGATACCTCAAAGGAAATTGATGTCGGGCCGCGGCTTCCAGCCCATATTCATGATATTTTGCATCAGACCGCTATGTCATGGTTTCCGGAAATGTCCATTGACGCGGAGAACTGGCAGGGCGCCTACAAAGATATGTTACTTGCCCATAAATGCCTTTACGACCCGGCTGGCTGGAAGAAAGCCATCATTCGGGGGCCGATTCATAAGCTGTTCTACCAGCCGCTTAGTGCGGAGGAAGAAGAACATGATTATTTGAACCTTAAACATACTTCCTGGCACCACTCCGCGCTTTATTCCGAAGTCCGCAGTGACAGCGTCTGGGATCTTTGGGATCAGGCGCTTGAGGAAGGACGGCTGGTGTTTCATACTCTGGCTGACTTCATCTCGGCCCCTACCGCTTCAGAAGCCTCCCGCCATCTCGGCAATCTGTCGCTTGTGCTGGGCAACCGTTCCTACGATACCGGCAAAAACTGCGGCAGCAATCTGGTCAACCTCTATGCGGAGCCTATTTGGTAA
- a CDS encoding methyl-accepting chemotaxis protein, protein MRHLKIRQKLLILNLTAIVFLLLIGGTGYYYVNLTVNNSKVLYEQSLMKVKMINELKSNFNVAINDVLSLVLTQDENQNHDLNKNYDDMMKSNQTLLEEYKTLINDKAEQTQYESLMDQFQRLVKDTDQMVALGLSNKNDEAYQTYNNQIIPNKTAVERSIDVLTQNTDQDSKNHYDESVSAGKTAKTVSIALVVLAVLLLGLIAFMLVRLITRPLANLEKLMEKAAGGDLTVKGTYLYKDEAGKLTLSFNQMVNSLRSLVIEVNEKSAMLAASSEQLTAVSESAASSTEHISRQIQEISDGTDSQARGSAEVSRTMQEMTKGISRIAESTGELVETSRQSEHNAVTGHEYVTKAIQQMEQIHESVVHLAQAVEELNRKSENIGDITNTINDIAAQTSLLSLNAAIEAARAGEEGRGFAVVAAEVKKLAEQTGQSANNVSSLIGEIQNDTSKLFSTMESSKQYAQTGQATMRDVGHNFENILQNIRELSAQLQDVSAVTEQMSASSEEVLASAETSADIADNAKELSQSVAAAAQEQLASVEEVSGSASHLSGLAQELQASIERFKV, encoded by the coding sequence TTGCGTCATTTGAAAATCCGCCAGAAACTGCTGATTCTGAATCTGACTGCGATTGTTTTTCTACTGCTGATTGGCGGGACAGGCTATTATTATGTGAACCTTACTGTGAACAACTCTAAAGTGCTGTATGAGCAGAGCTTGATGAAAGTCAAAATGATCAATGAATTGAAGTCTAATTTCAATGTGGCTATTAATGATGTTTTAAGTTTGGTTCTTACGCAGGATGAGAATCAGAATCATGATTTGAACAAAAACTATGACGATATGATGAAGTCGAACCAAACTCTGCTGGAAGAGTATAAAACGCTGATCAATGACAAGGCGGAGCAAACTCAATATGAAAGTTTGATGGATCAGTTCCAACGGCTCGTCAAAGATACCGATCAGATGGTAGCACTCGGGTTATCCAATAAAAATGATGAAGCCTATCAGACTTACAACAATCAAATCATACCTAATAAAACAGCCGTCGAAAGATCGATAGATGTATTGACCCAAAATACGGATCAGGATTCCAAGAACCATTATGACGAGAGTGTGTCCGCCGGCAAAACGGCTAAAACTGTCAGTATTGCCTTGGTGGTCTTGGCTGTTCTGCTGCTAGGATTGATTGCCTTTATGCTGGTCAGACTTATTACCCGCCCTCTCGCCAATCTGGAGAAGCTGATGGAGAAAGCCGCAGGCGGAGACTTAACGGTTAAAGGGACTTATTTATATAAGGATGAAGCGGGAAAGCTTACCTTATCTTTTAATCAGATGGTGAATTCGCTGCGGTCACTGGTTATAGAAGTTAACGAAAAGTCGGCGATGCTTGCCGCCAGCTCCGAACAGCTGACGGCTGTATCCGAGTCGGCGGCAAGCTCGACGGAGCATATCTCCAGACAGATCCAGGAGATCAGCGACGGGACGGATTCACAGGCGCGCGGCTCTGCAGAAGTCAGCCGGACCATGCAGGAGATGACCAAAGGCATTAGCAGGATTGCAGAGTCTACCGGAGAACTGGTAGAAACCTCTCGTCAATCGGAGCATAACGCGGTGACCGGTCATGAGTATGTGACCAAAGCGATACAGCAAATGGAACAAATTCATGAGTCCGTCGTTCATCTGGCTCAAGCGGTAGAAGAGCTTAACCGGAAGTCCGAGAACATTGGAGATATCACCAATACCATCAATGATATTGCTGCTCAAACCAGCCTGCTGTCGCTGAATGCAGCTATCGAGGCAGCCCGCGCTGGAGAAGAAGGCAGAGGATTTGCCGTCGTTGCAGCAGAAGTCAAGAAGCTTGCAGAACAAACCGGACAGTCGGCCAATAATGTTTCGTCGCTGATCGGGGAAATTCAAAACGATACGTCGAAGTTGTTCAGCACAATGGAGAGCAGTAAACAATATGCGCAAACTGGACAAGCAACTATGCGTGATGTAGGTCACAACTTTGAGAATATCCTGCAAAATATCCGCGAGCTTTCCGCGCAGCTGCAGGACGTATCCGCTGTTACGGAGCAGATGTCGGCCTCTTCGGAAGAAGTGCTTGCTTCGGCCGAAACCTCAGCTGATATTGCCGACAATGCCAAAGAGCTTTCGCAAAGCGTAGCGGCTGCGGCTCAGGAGCAGTTGGCTTCTGTGGAGGAAGTCAGCGGATCTGCCAGCCATTTGAGCGGTCTGGCTCAAGAACTTCAAGCTTCCATTGAACGTTTTAAGGTGTAA
- a CDS encoding LysR family transcriptional regulator: MTLQQLKYVIEIATRGSMNEAAKRLFITQPSLSNAIKDLEEELRITIFERTNKGIILSKDGVEFLSYARQVVEQAELLEGRYLNAKPSPQHFSVSAQHYAFAVNAFVKLVQDHGHEEYELALRETKTYEIIDDVKTLRSEIGILYLNEFNTKVINKLLKDAGLVFTSLFVARPHIFISVKNPLARQSVVQIEQLQDYPYLSFDQGEYNSFHFSEEILSTLSHKKSIRVNDRATLFNLLIGLNGYTISTGVLSAELNGRDIIAVPLATDETINVGWIRHKDAALSKLGLAYVEALKEFVPL, from the coding sequence TTGACTTTACAACAGCTGAAATATGTCATTGAAATTGCGACCCGCGGTTCGATGAACGAAGCGGCCAAACGGTTATTTATTACCCAGCCGAGTTTGTCCAACGCGATCAAAGATCTGGAGGAAGAGCTGCGGATTACGATATTTGAGCGGACGAACAAAGGGATTATCCTCTCTAAAGATGGTGTAGAGTTTCTTAGTTACGCCCGGCAGGTCGTCGAGCAGGCCGAGCTTCTGGAAGGGCGGTATTTGAACGCCAAACCGTCTCCGCAGCATTTTTCGGTATCGGCCCAGCATTATGCTTTTGCGGTCAACGCCTTTGTCAAGCTGGTTCAGGATCACGGACATGAGGAATACGAGCTGGCCCTGCGGGAAACGAAAACCTATGAAATTATTGACGATGTCAAAACGCTGCGCAGCGAGATTGGCATTTTGTATCTGAATGAATTTAATACCAAGGTCATCAACAAGCTGCTGAAGGATGCCGGGCTGGTGTTTACGAGCCTGTTTGTCGCCCGTCCGCATATCTTCATCAGCGTTAAGAACCCGCTTGCGCGCCAGTCGGTCGTGCAGATCGAACAACTGCAGGATTATCCGTATCTATCCTTTGATCAGGGGGAATATAATTCCTTTCATTTCTCGGAGGAGATTCTGAGCACCTTATCTCATAAGAAAAGCATCCGGGTCAACGACCGTGCTACGCTCTTTAACCTGCTGATCGGGCTAAACGGCTACACGATTTCAACCGGCGTGCTCAGCGCCGAATTAAACGGCCGCGATATTATCGCGGTTCCGCTTGCCACGGACGAGACGATTAACGTCGGCTGGATCAGGCACAAAGACGCCGCCTTGTCCAAGCTGGGTCTTGCCTATGTTGAAGCGCTGAAGGAATTTGTGCCATTATAA
- a CDS encoding sensor histidine kinase, which yields MKDKWAILKQHLLHGDVFKRTQNKLTLQYSTVLIAFLILFVSAVYALLYFLLITEQKNELSSWIDDKTHLFHESMEHTGNYSFAENLESGYASVSAQTISYLVTTNGQQIFGSNASPELCQSIAASVSGWKPEGENIRYKTLFLEESERRLAERKHGERDFDFDSTARPGYSGSDPSGSDSASDPGRTHDVRMLLAVKNIYDNSTLLGTLYVGKDVTSQYALFRLLFMVLVVIAFLFCGLAVFLSRKMSVRAMVPIRTAYMRQKEFVADASHELRTPLSIIQASIDTLEMDEELEQDTFNRKVLGHMKEEAKRMTKLLGGMLTLARSDSEATQLNLQSVDLSEVARLTIEAFLPLVNIKSIMLDLEIPESCVVQADGERLKQLMIILLDNALKYTPDGGKVKLSIVVREEKRRTLHLSVKDTGIGIPVEEQQKVFDRFYRVDKSRTRDLGGHGLGLSIAKWITEAHGGRLDVESVPGQGSTFTVSLPAG from the coding sequence TTGAAGGATAAGTGGGCAATCCTTAAACAGCATCTTCTTCATGGGGATGTATTCAAACGTACGCAAAATAAGTTGACCCTCCAGTATAGCACCGTCTTAATCGCATTTTTGATTCTGTTTGTGTCCGCCGTTTACGCGCTGCTCTATTTCCTGCTCATCACCGAGCAGAAAAACGAGCTGAGCAGCTGGATAGACGATAAAACACATCTTTTTCACGAATCCATGGAGCATACGGGGAACTACAGCTTTGCCGAGAATCTGGAAAGCGGTTATGCGTCTGTCTCGGCACAGACGATTAGTTACCTAGTGACGACAAACGGTCAGCAGATCTTCGGCAGCAATGCAAGTCCGGAATTATGCCAGTCCATTGCCGCTTCAGTTTCCGGCTGGAAGCCCGAAGGCGAAAACATCCGTTACAAAACTTTATTTCTGGAGGAGTCCGAACGGAGGCTTGCCGAGCGCAAACACGGGGAACGCGATTTTGATTTCGATTCCACTGCCCGCCCGGGTTACTCCGGCTCCGATCCTTCCGGCTCGGACTCGGCTTCAGACCCAGGCCGGACGCATGATGTCCGGATGCTGCTGGCCGTCAAAAACATTTACGACAACAGCACCCTGCTCGGTACTTTATATGTAGGCAAGGACGTAACCTCCCAATATGCTCTGTTCAGGCTGCTGTTTATGGTTCTGGTCGTCATTGCGTTTCTGTTCTGCGGACTAGCTGTATTTCTAAGCCGAAAAATGTCGGTCCGGGCGATGGTTCCCATCCGCACGGCTTATATGCGGCAAAAAGAATTTGTAGCCGATGCTTCTCATGAGCTGCGCACGCCGCTGAGCATCATTCAGGCCTCCATTGACACATTGGAAATGGATGAAGAGCTGGAACAGGATACCTTTAACCGTAAGGTTCTCGGCCACATGAAAGAAGAGGCCAAACGGATGACAAAATTGCTCGGCGGGATGCTTACCTTGGCACGCTCCGATTCGGAGGCTACACAACTAAATCTCCAATCAGTGGATTTAAGCGAGGTGGCAAGGCTGACGATAGAAGCATTCCTGCCACTGGTCAATATAAAGTCTATCATGCTGGATCTGGAGATCCCGGAAAGCTGCGTTGTTCAAGCGGACGGGGAACGCCTTAAACAGCTAATGATCATTTTACTTGACAACGCGCTGAAATATACGCCGGACGGGGGAAAGGTAAAGCTCTCCATAGTGGTTAGGGAAGAAAAGCGGCGTACACTGCACCTATCTGTCAAGGATACCGGCATTGGAATTCCGGTCGAGGAACAGCAAAAAGTGTTCGACCGCTTCTACAGGGTCGATAAATCCCGTACGCGTGACCTAGGGGGGCATGGACTAGGCTTATCTATTGCCAAGTGGATCACCGAGGCCCATGGCGGACGGCTGGATGTGGAAAGCGTGCCCGGCCAAGGCAGTACGTTTACAGTATCCCTGCCGGCCGGGTAA
- a CDS encoding response regulator transcription factor: MRILLAEDDLRLGELIAHMLEKKGCHTVEWVTDGLSALDFALATTYDLLILDWMMPGKDGTDICIELRKKSYMGAILILTARDALVDRIEGLDAGADDYLVKPFEIGELLARVRALTRRNFAPIQEEEHEIAGMVLNRTNKTVSAGGKDDTLTVQLTPREFQLLNLLLQNSGITLTREVILDRIWGFDADVGPKTIDATVKLLRKKLSSFGNEELIQSIRGVGYKIEG, encoded by the coding sequence ATGAGAATATTGCTTGCAGAAGATGATCTCCGCCTCGGAGAATTGATCGCCCATATGCTTGAGAAAAAAGGATGCCATACTGTAGAGTGGGTAACGGATGGCTTGTCCGCTTTGGATTTTGCCCTCGCCACCACCTACGATCTGCTCATTCTGGACTGGATGATGCCGGGGAAAGATGGTACGGATATTTGTATAGAACTGAGGAAAAAAAGTTACATGGGAGCGATCCTTATACTGACTGCCCGGGATGCGCTCGTGGACCGGATTGAAGGACTGGATGCCGGCGCAGACGACTACCTGGTTAAACCTTTTGAAATCGGCGAGCTGCTCGCCAGAGTACGGGCGTTGACCCGGCGGAACTTTGCTCCGATCCAGGAGGAAGAGCATGAGATTGCAGGCATGGTCCTGAACCGAACTAATAAGACGGTGTCCGCTGGCGGCAAGGATGACACCCTCACTGTCCAGCTGACGCCTCGGGAATTCCAGCTGCTGAACCTGCTGCTTCAAAACTCAGGGATTACGCTGACTCGGGAGGTTATTCTTGACCGCATCTGGGGATTTGATGCCGATGTCGGCCCCAAAACGATTGACGCTACCGTTAAGCTTCTCCGCAAAAAGCTGAGCAGCTTCGGCAATGAGGAGCTTATTCAGAGCATACGGGGGGTCGGCTATAAAATTGAAGGATAA